Genomic window (Eriocheir sinensis breed Jianghai 21 chromosome 57, ASM2467909v1, whole genome shotgun sequence):
cacctggtcctctgtctggtgttagtgtactccatcctgcctcGATAAaagttctaattccacctctccacctggtcctctgtctggtgttagggTGCTCCATCCGGCCCCGTTAAAGGttcaattccacctctccacctggtcctctgtctggtgttagtgtactccatcctgccccggtaaaagttctaattccacctctccacctggtcctctgtctggtggtagtgtactccatcccaccccggtaaaggttctaattccacctctccacctggtcctctgtctggtgttagtgtgctccatcccgccccggtaaaggttctaattccacctctccacctggtcctctgtctggcgttagtgtgctccatccactttctttctttctttctttctttctttctttctctttctttctctctttcatgataACAAAATTTCAGAATGACGAAAAAActttaatatatatttacaaacaaCTTTTTAACTTAATATTTAGAcaagcagaaataataataatagtaataataacaataacaataataataataataataataataataataataataataataataataataacgaaatcAACGAACAAACTATCAAATCAaactaaattattattattattattattattatcattaaggAAATATATAGGAACGTTTTTCACCttacagtaataaaaataataaaaagaaattcaacttttttctcataattttctttcttttttctttttatggcaCAGCAAATATTTTCTTGTGGTGTTTCCTTCCTCGACTCCTTGCTTAAATATTACGATTATGGGCTGGGACCTTAGGGAGCGTGGtgtcgtattctctctctctctctctctctctctctctctctagctttattttctcacttttttgtgttttatttacaaagaaagaaaagcaagactTCTAATATCTTTTTATCACATATTagcctcgaacacacacacacacacacacacacacacacacacacacacacgcacctgttgcttgtttatttgtttgtgtgtttgtgtgctcgccccgccccgcctccccgCCAATCAGCTGTCAAAGGACAAGCGtgtgaggcggtgtgtgtgtgtgtgtgtgtgtgtgtgtgtgtgtgcgcgcgcgtgtgtttgTGCACGCGTCGTTTGGCGGGTCGGCGCCTACCTGACGAAGGCGTGCGGGCGCCAGGCGTCGTGGTGGCCGCTGGGCACGTGGTGGTCTTGTGCGGCGTCGAATGTGAAGGCGTGCAGCTTGGCGGTGGCGTGCGTGGGCGTGTGCGCGGGCGTGTGCGCGCCGTGGTGCTGCAGCGGCGGCGTCACGTAGTCGGGGAAGTCGGGGTAGTCGGGGACCTCCTGCGTCGGCGACGCCTTCCACGGCTCCGGCGACGCTGTCACCGCCGCCTTCTGGCTGCCGCGGCTGCCCGCGCGCACCGCCACCGGCGCCGCCaccgccacgccgccgccgccgccctccgccgccgccgccgccaggggCGTGGGCGGGGAGCGCCGCGGGGAGGCGAGCGGCGACTTGCGGgggcgcggcgcggcggcggcggcgtcgggGCAGCCCCAGGGGGCGGCGGCCTCGCGGGAGAAGTCCAGGCCGGCGGTGGGCgcgtgctgctggtgctgctgctgctgctgctgctgcttgtagtggtggtggtggtgatggtggtggtggtggtactgctgCTGCAGCTGCGCCGCCGCGGCGTACGACAGCGCGTGCGGCGCCGCGGTGGGCGGGGCGGCGTAGGCCTGGGGCGTGTAGGGGCCCCGCGGCAGGGCGGCGTTGGGCATGTAGGGCGCGGAGGCGGCGGTGTCAGCCTGCGGGCAACGGAAGGGAGGCTCATTAGGCGGCGCGGCACACGGGGCGGGGCGTGATGCCCTGCCCCCTGCCGGCCAGGCACCGTGCCAGGCGGGCGGCGGCACACAGCGTGAGTAGCACCGCGGCGGACACTCGGCacacacaagaggaagaggaagaggaagatggacggCGCCGCCGCCGCGCCTTATAAGGACAAAATTGCTATATTTGCATGGCCAAGCGTGGCGGTGATGAGGTGTTGTGGGGGCTGTCGCggcggtgttagtggtgttagtggcggggtggtggcggtgtggcggTGTTAGTGAGGCTGGCACGGGGGTGAGGGAGTCGCCCGGCAGCGGGCGCTAGACACACTCTGTGCCCCAGGCGTGGGCGTGCTGACCTACCTGGTAGGGGACGACCTGCGGGTAGTAGGCGTGGTGGGCGCGGTGCgcggctgccgccgccgccgccgccgccgcggccgccgcgGAGGCCTGCGCGGGGTCGTAGTGGGCGTGGGGCGCCAGGCCGTAGTGCAGCTTGGAGTGCACGGTGTAGTAGTGGTAGAGCCACGAGTTGGCGCGAAGCACCGCCGCCTCGCGCTCCCCCAGCACCTGGTTGGTGGCCACGATCaccggctgctgctgctgctgctggggctggggctggggctggggctgCGGGGTGTGCTGCTGCCCTGACGGCGGGGACGGCGACGTCTGCTGTTGTccgccgcttcctcctcctccgccggtTCCTCCCCCGCCGCTGCCGCCGGCGTTGCCGTGGTCGGCGGCGTCCTTGACCTGCAGGACGCAGTGCACCCACCGCCAGGTGCCGCCCGCGGCCTGCAGCCGCACCAGCAGGATGCACGACCGGTCCTGCTCGCTGGTGGTGACTGCAACGACAACGATGAAAACATGACATTAGCGCCGCCGCGCGggacgggagagggaggggaggggggggggggggacacgtAACACTGTGACACGCTGACTACTATGACATGAACCCtggcaggaggggggggggggaattgatGTACCATGGGGCAGGGagcgagagggggagggggagcctGATCGagagcagggcggggcggggcggggcggggtgtggggatgacgggaGGCGAGGGCGGCAGTGTATGcacagggacagacagacggatgaaGATAAGCGGTAAACAGAGGCAGTACCGGCCCGGCAAGGCGCAGGGAGCAAGGTGACGTGTACAGAGGCAGCAGCGGCACTCTGTCGGGGTGTGCGGACGAGGATAAGATGTAAACACGGGAGAGTCAAACCAGCAGCGAGTAAACAGGAACATGAGatagacacaaggaggaggtgtGAGCAGGTGTGTGTCAGGGCCTGGGCGGGCGGGTGTGTGTcagggcgtgggtgggtgtgcgtcAGGGCCTGGGCGGGCGGGTGTGTGTCAGGGCGTGGGCGGGTGGGCGTCAGGTGTACTTACTCAGGCGGTGTTTGTTCTGTGCCTCCTGCAGGTGGTCGGGGTGCACCAGCTGATACCACGACACCCCCGACAGCGACCCCCGACTGTACCCCAGGTGGAACTCGCCGCtggaaagacacacacacgcacacacattagtACAcatagacacacgcacacacacacatgagagttTAGATACGCACACACCGCTGTTTTTTATCGGAATACATGTAGACTTGGATATTTTGaatgacggaagggaagggaaggggatggatagggaaggaaagggaagggaggggaaggaagggaagggagcagaagggaaggagaggggaagtgaagggatatgaagggaagggaagagaggggaggggaaggtagagaaaggaaaggaagggaatgagaggagggaagggaaggaaaaggaaggaaagaaaggggatggaaaggaaaggagaggaatggcaagggaggggaaggaaagagaagagaagggaaggaaagaagaagaaaagggagaagaaggaaaaggaagggaagagaaggaaagggaagggaaggaaagaagaggaaaagggagaagggaaggaaagaaaagaaagggaagggaagggaaggaaagagaagggaagggaaggaaagaagagggaaagggagaagaagggaaggaaatgaaagggaagagaagggaagggaaggagagagaagagaaaggaaggaaagaagaggagaagggagaagaaaggaaggaaagggaagggaagggaagggaaggaaagaagagaagaagagaagaagggaaggaaaagaagggaagggaaggaaatgaaagggaagaaaagaagaggaaaagggagaagaaggaaagagaaggaaaggaaaaggaaggagaggaaagaagggaagggaaggaaaccacccctcccacctcccccaacacacacacacacacacacacacacacacacgcacacacacacacacacacacacacacacacacacacacacacgcaccgggGGGGAGCTTAAGACAGATAAGGGCCCCGTCTTCACCCCGCTCAACCCCATTTGTCGGCGACCTCCTTCTGACCCCGCGCCGACCATGCTCTCCTTCCCACGCCCACGCCAAGCCACGCCCTTTCCCACGCCCATacaccccccccttctccctcgtgtgaccccccctccctcccctccctcccatcctggCTTTGATTCCTTTTCCGAATTTTTgagttttgtgatttttttttctttgttttctttctttctttctttctttcctttcttgtcctgttttctatcttcttcttcttcttcttcttcttcttcctctttctctttattttattttattcctctcctttccttcttcttcttcttcttcttcttcttcttcttcttcttccctcatacctcttcttcattatccattctctctcacacctccctcctcctcctcctcctcctcctcctcctcctcctcctcctcctgttcggtTCTTCTGTTTcgagattttcttttttttcttcttttttttctttaagatcCAATGCGTGGGAGGTCTTGTAGggaatgtatctctctctctctctctctctctctctctctcgcgaaatggagggaaaagaggagcaaAGGAGAGAAGACTTGAacctcctctctttgttttaggaggaggaggaggaggaggagaaggaggaggaggaggaggaggaggaggaggaggaggaggaggggaagagaagaagactgaGGGTCGCACAAGCCACCAACCCAAgcggaacgaggaggaggaggaagaggaggaggaggaggaggaggaggaggaggaggaggaggagaggaggaggagcaggaggaaaaaggagagtaaggggaagagaaCAGGTGATGTGGGATTAGATggacaggtaaggaggaggaggaggaggaggaggaggaggaggaggaggaggaggaggaggaggaagaagaggaagaggaggaggaggaggaggaatgaagaaacctattgaagaaaagaagcgaatttggatctgagagagagagagagagagagagagagagagagagagagagagagagagagagagagagagagagagagaagacagccaGATTGAAAgaattactcacacacacacacacacacacacacacacacacacacacacacacacacgcatcttcATTATATAGTGGAATACAtaatatggtctctctctctctctctctctctctctctc
Coding sequences:
- the LOC126984392 gene encoding protein single-minded-like is translated as MHEIIKMCSSFDGTKSTKGASKMRRDLLNAEICQLRDLLPLPPSTRQRLSQLQLMALVCVYVRKSNYFQQAIKMRHEEQPRTEPPNLEFLKALSGFIMMLTQGGKLLYISDNAAEYLGHSMEDLLIHGDSVYDIIDKQDHAAVQGELVRAAAAAPHAHHGHGHHAAHGHGHGHAPGLGDDHRLFLCRMNVSRNARRQMRFGDQKVVLVAGHFLSYLPLCSRNEPVFLAHCTPVAMPETRESVVQGATNVFTSVHTLDMKFISLDRNGEFHLGYSRGSLSGVSWYQLVHPDHLQEAQNKHRLITTSEQDRSCILLVRLQAAGGTWRWVHCVLQVKDAADHGNAGGSGGGGTGGGGGSGGQQQTSPSPPSGQQHTPQPQPQPQPQQQQQQPVIVATNQVLGEREAAVLRANSWLYHYYTVHSKLHYGLAPHAHYDPAQASAAAAAAAAAAAAAHRAHHAYYPQVVPYQADTAASAPYMPNAALPRGPYTPQAYAAPPTAAPHALSYAAAAQLQQQYHHHHHHHHHHYKQQQQQQQHQQHAPTAGLDFSREAAAPWGCPDAAAAAPRPRKSPLASPRRSPPTPLAAAAAEGGGGGVAVAAPVAVRAGSRGSQKAAVTASPEPWKASPTQEVPDYPDFPDYVTPPLQHHGAHTPAHTPTHATAKLHAFTFDAAQDHHVPSGHHDAWRPHAFVR